The following DNA comes from Candidatus Neomarinimicrobiota bacterium.
GCAACAATCATTCGTTGAATAGTAAAGATGGATTTGCCGTTGTTTCTCTTGCTTGGGTATTGGTTGCATTGGCTGGGACGTTACCGTTCTATTTAACCGGGGCGATTCCTAATTTTACTGACGCTTGGTTTGAATCTATGTCTGGCGTAACCACTACGGGTGCGACTATAATCGGCAACCCTCTGACATTGCCTAACTTACCCAATGGAATTGAAAGTTTGACTCATGGTGTTCTTTTTTGGCGGTCATTTATTCAATGGATAGGCGGAATGGGCATTATTGTTTTTACAATTGCAATCCTCCCTTTATTAGGAGTTGGGGGTGTCCAATTATTCAAAGCAGAAGTACCTGGACCAGTGGCGGATAAAATTCGTCCTAGGGTAAAAGAAACTGCAAAAATATTATGGATGGTTTATGTTGGCTTAACATTAGCAGAAACTATTTTATTGGGTATAAGCGGAATGCCCTGGTTTGACTCTATTTGCCATGCATTGACCACGATGCCTACCGGTGGATTCAGTACCCAAAATGCCAGCATTGGTGCCTATGGTAATCCTGTGATTCATTATATCATTATTATATTTATGTTTATTGCCGGCGTGAATTTCACACTTCACTTTTTGGCATTAACCGGAAAGTTTAAAGGCTATTTCAGAGATCCGGAATTTCTATCTTATTTAGGTATAACACTGGCAGTTACATTTTTTATTTTCCTCAATGTGGCATCAGCGACCGTACAATGGACTCATGAGAATTTCTTGGTATCCCTATTTCAAAGTGTTTCAATTCTGACTACGACTGGGTTCGGTTCTGCTAATTATGGACTTTGGCCGCACTTCTCCCAATTTCTTCTGCTGATACTTATGTTCGTTGGTGGAATGGGCGGTTCCACAGGCGGTGGAATGAAAATTGCTCGAATCATTTTACTTATGAAATATGCAGCAACAGAAACGCGTAGAATGCTCCACTCTAGGGCTATCATTCCAATACGTATTGGAGAACGTTATATAAGTGAGGATGTGATTAGAAATACACTCGGGTTCTTCCTTTTTTATATGTCCATCTTCGCCATTACAACACTCATTCTCACAACATTGAATTTAGATATTGAATCGGCAGTTGGTGCGGCTGCATCAGCCATCGGAAATATTGGTCCCGGTTTGGGTGCTTTTGGTCCCGAAAATAATTATTCATTACTTCACCCAATTGGAAAATGGATGCTTTCCTTTTGTATGCTATTGGGACGTTTGGAGATTTTTACAATTATGGTTTTATTCAGTCGTACATTTTGGAAATAATTAAGGGGATTTATGTCATTCGTACTTAAAGAAATATCAGACCAAATTGCAGTTTTAACTATCAACCGTCCAGATGCATTGAATGCAATGAATGATAAGGTTGTG
Coding sequences within:
- a CDS encoding TrkH family potassium uptake protein, with the translated sequence MIIPALISWGYGEPDIAGHVKSVAICVFVGLPIWLYTRNNHSLNSKDGFAVVSLAWVLVALAGTLPFYLTGAIPNFTDAWFESMSGVTTTGATIIGNPLTLPNLPNGIESLTHGVLFWRSFIQWIGGMGIIVFTIAILPLLGVGGVQLFKAEVPGPVADKIRPRVKETAKILWMVYVGLTLAETILLGISGMPWFDSICHALTTMPTGGFSTQNASIGAYGNPVIHYIIIIFMFIAGVNFTLHFLALTGKFKGYFRDPEFLSYLGITLAVTFFIFLNVASATVQWTHENFLVSLFQSVSILTTTGFGSANYGLWPHFSQFLLLILMFVGGMGGSTGGGMKIARIILLMKYAATETRRMLHSRAIIPIRIGERYISEDVIRNTLGFFLFYMSIFAITTLILTTLNLDIESAVGAAASAIGNIGPGLGAFGPENNYSLLHPIGKWMLSFCMLLGRLEIFTIMVLFSRTFWK